In the genome of bacterium, the window TGGAAGAAGAGCATGCGCACGAGCACGCGCGCGTGGACGTGGTGGAAGCGTACGCCGAGTATCCCGGGCGGGTCCACCCGATGCAGCGGTTCGCGGAGATCTGCCGTGACGCGGGGCTCGGCGCGGGCGGGGTGGGCGCGGACAGCGACGGCTACGGCGGCGGATACGGATACCAGGGACCCAAGCTGAGCGAGTTGCTCCGCGACGCGACGATTACCCCGGCCCGTTCCCTGATGGAAGAGCTGATCATGATCAAGTCTCCCGAGGAGATCGCGTTCATCCGAGAGAGCGCGAAGTGGGGGAACCTGGCCCACACGCTGCTGCAGCAATACACGCGCCCGGGTCTGAACGAGACCGAGGTGAGCGCCCGCGCCTCAATCGAGGCGACGCAGGCAATGATCCGCACCCTGGGTCCGACCTACCGCCCGCTTTCCTGGACCCGCTCCGGCGCCCACGCAGGGTACCGCGGCCAGATCGGGAAAGATTCCGCGATCCCCCACTCGCTGACCACCAACGCCGTATTCAGCGCGGGGGATGTGCTGGTGACCGGGGCGGGGGCGTCGATGGGAGGGTACGGGAGCGAGCTTGAGCGGACGATGATTATCGGAAAGCCCGACGACCGCCAGAAGCGGTACTTCGAGCTGATGCTGGGAGCGCAGGACACCGCGTTCGCGGCGATCCGCCCGGGCGCGCGGGGCAGCGACGTGGACCAAGCAGTGATGCGATACTTCGAGTCCCACGACTTGATGACGCATTGGCGCCACCACACGGGGCATGCGCTCGGCATGGGGATTCACGAGGCACCGTTCTTCGACATCGGCGATCCGACGCCGATTCAAGCGGGCATGGTGTTCAGCGTCGAACCTGGGATCTATATCCCCGGGTACGCCGGGTTCCGCCATTCGGACACCGTCGTGGTGACCGACGACGGCATCGAATTCTTGACCTACTACCCGCGGGCGCTCCAGGACCTCATCATCCCGGCCTGACGGGTGACGGGTGAGCGGCGGCGCTCCGGGCGATCGCGTTGGGGCGATGCGTCTCCCCGCGCTCGCGGTCGACCTCGGCGGGACCAAGCTCCTCGTCGGCCTGGTGGATCATCACGGACGTGTATTGGCCCGACAGCGCATCGCGACGCCGCCTGGGGGACCGGCGGCGGTGGCTCGCGCGATCCGGGCCCTCGCCCGCTCGCTTCGGGCGGACGCGGGTCCGGTGGGTGGGACTATCGCCGGTGCGGGCGTGGCGGTGGCCGGACCCACCGACCACGAGCGCGGCGTGATCTACGATCCGCCGAACCTCGCAGGGTGGGGACGGGAGACGTCCTTTGGGCCGCTCCTTGCGCGCGAACTCGAGGGGACGGTTCAGATCGAGAACGACGCCAACGCGGCGGCGCTCGGAGAGGCGTGGGTCGGGGCGGGGCGCGGCGTGCCCGACCTCGTGTACATCACCGTCTCGACCGGCATCGGAGGCGGGCTCATCCTTGGCGGGCGGCTGCACCGGGGAGCCAACGGGACGGCGGGAGAGATCGGGCATGTCGTCGTCGATCCGGATGGGCCGTTGTGTCACTGCGGAAATCGCGGGTGTCTGGAGGCGCTCGCATCGGGGACCGCGCTCGCGAGACAGGCCCGAGACGCGGTCGGACGTGGGGCGCCGACATCGTTACAGGCGCTCGCCGCGCATCCCGGCGAGCTCACGGCCGCGACCATCGCCGCCGCCGCGCGCGCGGGGGATGCACTCGCCGTGCGCCTCTACCGCGAGGCCGGCACGCGCATCGGGGTTGCGCTGGGTAACCTGGTCGCGCTCCTCAACCCGAAGATGATCATTGTGGGCGGCGGGGTCAGCAACGCCGGCGACCTGCTGTTCCGCCCCCTTCGCGACGCGATTCGCACGCGCGTCTACCCGCGGCCGGCGCTAGAGGTCGTGGTGGTGGCCCCCGCGGCCCTGGGAGACGACGTCGGCATCATCGGTGCGGCTGCGCTCGTCTACTCGAGAGCCGCGGACCGGGCGTAGGGTCAGCGGAGGTCCGGGCTCAACCGGTCCCGCAGCCAGTCGCCGACGAGGTTGAAGCCCATGACGGTGAGCATGATCGCCACTCCGGGGAACGTGGAATCCCACCAGGCCGTCTGGATGTAGTTCCGGCTGTCGGCGAGCATGCCGCCCCATGAGGGGATGGTCGGATCGACCCCGAGCCCGAGGAACGTCAGCGACGCCTCGAGGAGGATGTTGTTGGCGATGCTCAACGTAGCGAGCACCATCACCGCGCCGAGGGCGTTCGGGAGGACGTGCCGCCAGATGATGCGCCGGTCCGCCACCCCGATCGCCCTGGCCGCCAGGATATAATCGGTTTCGCGGACCGCGAGGGTCTCGCTGCGGACAACCCTTGCATACTGAGCCCACTGTGTGGCCGCCAGGACAAAGATGATCCGGTTGAGCCCCGGGCCCAGGACGACGATCACGACGATCGCGAAGAGGATGAAAGGGAAACTGAGCTGCAGGTCCGCGACCCGCATCACCACCTCATCGAACCACCCGCCGTAAAATCCGCTCAGCAGACCGAGCGCGGTGCCGGCGAGCGACGACAGCAGCACCGAGAGGAGGCCAACCTCGAGAGAAATCCGCGCCCCGTAGATGATCCGGCTGAGCATGTCGCGGCCGATCGCGTCGGTCCCGAGGAGGTAGGGGGAACCCGGCGTGAGCCAGGCGGGCGGGGTGAGACGGGCTCGAAGGTCTGCAGCAAGCGGGCTGTGGGGAGCCAGAAGAGGCGCCCCGATCGCAGCCGCGGTGGCCAGCACCACGAGGACGAGGCCGACCCCCAATCCCCACCTCCGGCCGGCGATGCCGCGCCGCCACGCCAACAACCCCGCCGTGGCTCCCGCTGGGGCGGCAAGTTGCATGCTCATACGCCCACGCGGACCCGCGGGTTCAGCAGCCCGTAGCTGATGTCCACAAGCAGGTTGATAAGAATCACCCCACAGGCGAGGACAACGACGATCCCCTGAACCACCGGGTAGTCGCGCGTGACGACCGCTGACACCGCCAGCTGGCCGATCCCCGGCCAGGCGTAGACGGTTTCGAGGATGACGATCCCCCCGAGCAGCGCGCCGAACTGCAGCCCGACGAAAGTGACGACCGGGAGGAGAGCGTTCCGCAGCGCGTGCCGGCCGATCACGACGCGCTCGCGGAGGCCCTTCGCCCGCGCCGTGCGGACGTACGGCTGCCCCAGCGTGTCCAGGAGGCTGGCACGAACCAGGCGTACGAGCGTGCTGGCGAGGACGATGCCGAGCGTGACACTGGGGAGGATCAGAGACTCCGGTCCGCTGTAGCCGGAAGGCGGGAGCCAGCGAAGGCGCACCGCGACGATGAGGATCAACATGATCCCGAGCCAGAAGTTCGGAAACGACAATCCGAGCAGGCTCCCGACCCGGATCAGGACGTCGGCGAGCGCGTTGCGGTGCGTCGCGGCGTACGTGCCCAGCGGGAACGCGGCGAGCAGCGCGACCACCATCCCCCCGGTGGCCAGCGCCAGGGTGGCCGGGGTCCGTTCTGCGATCAACGCGACCACGGGCTGCCCGCTGCGAAACGAGGTCCCGAGATTGCCCCGCAGGGCGTCGGCGACAAACGCCCCGTACTGCGTAAGGAACGGTC includes:
- a CDS encoding Xaa-Pro peptidase family protein — encoded protein: MAWQLSQQELHQRQRRVRDELGRRGLAGLCLFSPTHVYYLTGFSFIQTERPIGLAFPRNGRSLLFVPRLEEEHAHEHARVDVVEAYAEYPGRVHPMQRFAEICRDAGLGAGGVGADSDGYGGGYGYQGPKLSELLRDATITPARSLMEELIMIKSPEEIAFIRESAKWGNLAHTLLQQYTRPGLNETEVSARASIEATQAMIRTLGPTYRPLSWTRSGAHAGYRGQIGKDSAIPHSLTTNAVFSAGDVLVTGAGASMGGYGSELERTMIIGKPDDRQKRYFELMLGAQDTAFAAIRPGARGSDVDQAVMRYFESHDLMTHWRHHTGHALGMGIHEAPFFDIGDPTPIQAGMVFSVEPGIYIPGYAGFRHSDTVVVTDDGIEFLTYYPRALQDLIIPA
- a CDS encoding ROK family protein translates to MSGGAPGDRVGAMRLPALAVDLGGTKLLVGLVDHHGRVLARQRIATPPGGPAAVARAIRALARSLRADAGPVGGTIAGAGVAVAGPTDHERGVIYDPPNLAGWGRETSFGPLLARELEGTVQIENDANAAALGEAWVGAGRGVPDLVYITVSTGIGGGLILGGRLHRGANGTAGEIGHVVVDPDGPLCHCGNRGCLEALASGTALARQARDAVGRGAPTSLQALAAHPGELTAATIAAAARAGDALAVRLYREAGTRIGVALGNLVALLNPKMIIVGGGVSNAGDLLFRPLRDAIRTRVYPRPALEVVVVAPAALGDDVGIIGAAALVYSRAADRA
- a CDS encoding ABC transporter permease: MSMQLAAPAGATAGLLAWRRGIAGRRWGLGVGLVLVVLATAAAIGAPLLAPHSPLAADLRARLTPPAWLTPGSPYLLGTDAIGRDMLSRIIYGARISLEVGLLSVLLSSLAGTALGLLSGFYGGWFDEVVMRVADLQLSFPFILFAIVVIVVLGPGLNRIIFVLAATQWAQYARVVRSETLAVRETDYILAARAIGVADRRIIWRHVLPNALGAVMVLATLSIANNILLEASLTFLGLGVDPTIPSWGGMLADSRNYIQTAWWDSTFPGVAIMLTVMGFNLVGDWLRDRLSPDLR
- a CDS encoding ABC transporter permease → MLRYIAARTGGALAVLAAITLFVAFGVRLTGDPAVAQFEGGTPPSAEDIARIQRALGTNRPFLTQYGAFVADALRGNLGTSFRSGQPVVALIAERTPATLALATGGMVVALLAAFPLGTYAATHRNALADVLIRVGSLLGLSFPNFWLGIMLILIVAVRLRWLPPSGYSGPESLILPSVTLGIVLASTLVRLVRASLLDTLGQPYVRTARAKGLRERVVIGRHALRNALLPVVTFVGLQFGALLGGIVILETVYAWPGIGQLAVSAVVTRDYPVVQGIVVVLACGVILINLLVDISYGLLNPRVRVGV